ACCGAGCATGGACAAGATGGTCGACAGGGCATCGGGCAACAAGTTGTTAAGTTTGATGGATGCTTACTTAGGCTACCATCAAATTCGAATCCACCCATCAGATGAAGATAAAACTGCGTTTATGATCGCCAGGGTAAACTACTACTATCAGACCATGTcgtttgggctaaagaacgcaaGAGCAACCTATCAGAGGTTAATGGACCGGGTCTTCGCTAACCAGGTCGGGAGGAATATGGAAGTCTACGTGGATGATATGATTGTGAAATCAGTGCTGGGGGTGAATCATTATGAGGACTTGTCAGAAGCTTTCGGCGAGCTCTGTAAACACAACTTGAGGCTTAACCCAGAGAAGTGCTCCTTCGGGATTCAGGGGGGAAATTTCTGGGCTTTATGAGATTAACCTTGACAAATGCAGGGCGATACAACGGATGAAAAGTCTAGGGAACGCGAACGAAGTCCAGCGCCTAACAAGACGGATTGCAGCCCTTTCAAGATTCCTTCCTCACTCAGGCGATAAGTCCACTCCGTTCTTCAAATGCCTCAAGAAAAACACAACATTTGATTACACTCCTGAGTGCGAGGAGGCTTTTAATCGATTGAAGGAACTCTTGTCCGCTCCCCCCATATTGTCGAAGCCAATCCAAGGGCTCCCACTCCACTTATACTTCTCAGTTGGCGATAATGCGATCAACTCGGTGATCTTGCAAGAGGTGGATGGCGAGCAGAAGATCGTATACTTCGTAAGCCATACGCTGAAAGGGGCGGAAATCAGATATCATTGCTCAGACTCTAACTAAGTATGATTTTGAATTAGAAGAGATATAGATATTTGGTTTTTCCTATTTTAGATGCGTTATCTTATCTTGTGttattttgtcttttttttggtaaaaggTTGGTTGTTATTTTGACATAAAGTCTAATcatgattatatatatatatatatatgaagtaTAATATGAGAACGGTGTTGTtatgtgagaaaaaaagaataaatcatgaccatTAGATTTAATAATGAATGGttaagattaaaacaatttaatgctcacatgaccacttaaaaatgtcatgtgacttttttaaaatgtcacatgacttcatgttttaatcttatccattcatgattaaatctaacggtcatgatttattcttattttctcacataacaacacctttctcatatgattatatatatatatatatatatattaagtataaaaaaattaaaaagaaactaatttatatatatacatacacgtatatatatataagtatttaaaaaatagaaaaaaagagATTAATATAAACAcgtatatataattttatatatatatatatactaattgagttgggttttaattaatttagtcaCATGTGTTGAAGGAAATTTGGAGTCCAAGTCTAGGGGTAAAGTTTTTTATGACGTTTTGGGTATTTTGAGGGCATCCTGAGTAGTATATAAGGAGGCTTgacactttttttcttttcatccaTAAGTCTCTACTCACTCTCAAATTCTCTCTTTGAGGAAGCATTGCCCTcaaagctttctttctcttctctctttgagttttcttctttctttggaagactcaaattttgttttcttccCTTGGCGGGTGTGAGTTCATCATCTCTATTGGTGGTGAATGGAAAGCTTGGAGCAAGAGGATTGAAGTTCCTTGTGTTCATcttttattcataaaaaaaaatgaactccgTTGGAAGAACCGTGCTATTACTTTGCTTCTTATTTTAGGACAAGGTAAGGGTAGCTTCTTAATTAGTGCGTGAGTTTGCatggtttttattttcttgcATGATATGTGAAGTGAAGGTGTTCAAGGCGTTGAATTGATTGATTAATTGTTTTggtttttgttgtttctttgtaTAAATATCATGCGTacatttgttgaattgttgttgGGCGAAAAAATGAATATGTTGTTTCGTTGAGAAATTATGGAGGTTAATTGCGTGTTTGGGGAGTGGAAGTTATGTACTAATTATGGAATTAACTTGTGGGTTGTTTGTTAGATTGAGGGGGTGAACCTTAATCTTGTTGTTGGTTGTTTGATTAAGGGGATAGACCTTAATCTTATTAGTTGTATTCTGATATCTTATTTTAAAATAGAAGATATGCtgttgttttgttttaaaatgAAGACATGTTgttagtatcttaaattttgaAGATAAGGTTTTAATTTGATAAGGTTGTTACTCATTAAATTTTGAACTTATGTGAAGTTTGTTGCTAAGTGATAGAGATAGAAATTTTAATGTTGTTATCTTCTTGTTAGTTATCTTAAGACGAATTTTAAAGTTGTTATCTTGTCTTGAGATTCGAATTCAAAATTGGATATCTTATCTTGATTTTGAATTCGAGTTttggttatttatttatttttcggaGCTAACCCTtaatgtttgctacttgtttatgtgggcgcttaacgctttaGTAGACAAGTCGTTAAGTGGTGAGGTCTGATTTTCTTGACGACAAGAAGAGTTGGGCGACGAGGCTTAGGAGCGGCGAAGAAGGAAGGCTTGCGAAGCAACGTTTTGAAATAGTTGTTATCTTTATATCGTCAagtttcattattattttttgaataaTACGCTAGCGGTTTTTATCTTAGCTATTATTTCGGGTATTGTTATTACGCGATAAATGATGATTTATTTTTGGAATATCATTAATCATAAGAGTTTTGAAAATCAAACGATTATAtggatttaaattttgaaagttGATAAAGATAAAAGTAATCAACGGATTTTGAAATTAACGGATAATTGAATCGTTtggaaaatatttgaaaatattatCGAAAAACCTCATTTGAGTTCAAGTAAGGACTCGGGTTGTTCTTGTATAAGGAAAGAAGGGTTttcaatgaggcattgtgcccgaccAGCTTACCTAGGAACATCTCGGGTCATTGCTTGGGTGATGATGAGCCTTTGTTTTCGAAAAAATCAcctttgaaaaaagaaaaagaaaacccgAGTTAGTCCTCAtatttgttaggttactaatgtgatccctgattgagaaattggggcgttacagcaAGCCATCTTGAAATACCACCCGATTAATGGCCCTTGATCACACATTATGACCACTCATTTTTGTaacttttattttctaaataaatCACTTTATTTATAATATCCCCTTAATTAGAAAATTGTCAAAAATTCTTATGCACTGCAAGTTTTGCTCTTCTTTTTCCTCCATAGCTAGTTTCTAACATTTATCATCCAAAACTTCATCAGAATTTAGAGGTTCATTGTCAacaaaaggacaaaaaaaagtcATTTATAATTCTAATTGCtctatcattttttttcttatattagtAGAAGTTATATATATTAGCCTAGCTAATGCACAAGTTTTTTCAttattcataaaaaattaatgtttgAATTAGTTTTTTAAGTCCCTTTCAACAGGAATTCCATGAAACCTACCTTATGATTTTTTCACCGGTGAAAAGAGTAGGAGAGCTTATCAACAATCTTGTGAAATCGAATGTTCTCTTCATTTATGTATCACTATATCAAGGGAGATTAATGTTCCCATTGTGTTTGCAATTTGTTCAAAGAAGTCCAAGCTCCAAGCATGGAGGGAATTTCCTCAGTTTTAACCAAATTAAATGATTAATTGATTAGACTGGATTGTTTCAGCGTCAACAAGTTTCACCAAATTGTTTTTTGAATCAAACTATTGAAAATACTGATGGACATTTGGTTTTTTGGCTTCTCTTCTAGATGTCAAAAGTTGAACtttgaattatattttttttaaccttTCAATTTCTTTCCCCCTCAAAATAACCTAAATAATTAGCTagaattttcattttgtttttattagaaCAGAACCTTCTTAATCAGTACCAGATAATTTGTAGCATTGCAAAAGAACACGGATTTACATAAAACAATGTGATATCCCAATTAATCTTTGAATCAAAGTTTGTCACTTCACAAAACATCAAATAAGCTTTTTTAGGAAAAGATGTTATAAATAAGGTCAATTCTGTCatacattgatttttttttttttgttaatttacaTTATCAAgttattcaaggtaaatactataactttagattttactttacttgtTAATTAATgttatctcatgaaattcatttttaatgaaaaatggacgAGTGGTGGAAATGAATGACTGTGatggagatgcgcgtaaaatgatcATGATTGTTGAATGAACATATTTCAGAAAACATAACAAACAAATCTCTCATCCCTTATCATGGAATGTTGCACTACTACGATAgaacatatttaaaattttaaccggtatatgaatatttattattaaaccAACCCATTTAGATATCACATCTTAATCTAACTTAAAATATCACGTCAAGCACCTATAAATAACAGCTTTGCAGTGACATAAACTATGATAAGAAATTATCTTAATTGCACATTTTCTCAAATGAACTACTGAGCAGAATTGAGTGAACGGACATTCACGCTGGGTGGACATCTGTTCAAATACACACTTAGTTTCACTGGTTTTTATGTCTTGAAATTTGTGTGAATGTACATTGAAAATGTGTCTTAAAGATAAACAAATGTAATCTTGAATCAGAATGAATGTAACTTCAGGTCAATTCAATATGTATTTAAAGAACTACTTACTTTGCTAACTGAATATGACAATGAAAAACTAGATCAAGATGACAAAATCCTAAACATTATTTTTTAGTTTCTTATTCTAAGTCTAGTAAAATGGGACGCTTCATGCCCCTCCGGAAGTTTAGTTATGTTCATCATGCAGAAAATATTACCTCTGTCTATTTAAACTTTACAGACCAAGATCACAAAATTCTCAACAAGAAAGTTCCACAATTTCATTGACCACCTCGTATAATAAATGGTCGAAAATTTTGTGCTCAAACTCCAAACATATTGCCTCAAAGTTTTCTGTCTTCAATGTGCAATCTGACTCCCTAATATCCTTTTCTACCAAAGTGCAAACCTTCATCATCAATTCTGAGAAATACTCTGCTTCGCTGTTGGAATCTGTGTAGGCTAAACATTTATCATTGTTCTTTCTCTCTTCAACTCCATCTTCCAGGAACAGTGGCAACAATAATGAAGATTTCCACTTTGGCTTTGAAGAAGCTATGGTGCTTGTGCCATCTGCAGCAAATAAGCATGTATTTAATTAAAGTGAAGCTCAAGATAAGTTGAAATTGTGAGACAGGATGTGAAGAATGCATAATCGATTTTAGTAAGAGTAAGTTGAAAGTAGGGGAATTTATATATGAtacatttataaataaataaataaaactgatTTTTATTGAAGTTGAGAAAGTCAGTTGTAAAATCTCATGATTGATCATGTTCGAGGCAAAAGCTACTTTAGGTTCTACCTTAATTGATTTTGTATATTAAATTAATTCTCCAAAATGACTCAGAAACATCAGTATTTTCATACTGAGTTAATTTTAGAAAATTGATTCTAATGTttccaaccagaacccaaacacACTCTTAAGGTTTGGGACTTTTTCCTTCATAAATTAGCAGAGGATTGTTTGATAACAAATCAGTAAAACTGGAAAACCAAAATCAACATTGCACTAAAAACTCAACCATTGCTAACAAGTTTTAAGAATTTAACAATGAAAATAAACATAAGAGGTTGAGTGAACAAACCTAGAAATTCAGCTCCATAGAGGAAAGGGTAGTCATTGATATCAAGAACTGAAACAGGACTCAGATTTTCTGAGCTGTGTTCTGCTTCTACCTTCTTTGGTGACTGCTGATTTCTCATGTTGTTTCTGATTTTTGGTTCCACATACCCTTTATTGTTCCTCTTCAGCAACAAAGAGCTAGAAGTAGAACCTGAGCTTGAACAATCACCATTGAATCTACAAGAACAGCTCTTGGAGCTAGAGGAAACATGAGAAAAATCTCTAGCTTCATTGTGATTTCGAACCTTTGAGCTTTGCTTGGAAGAAGGAACCCTTCTCGGTTCATTCTTCAATTTGGAAATTTTCTTGCTCTTCCCTTGATTATTCCTCTCCTTCTTCACactcaccctctctctcacagCAGTTTCTTTGATCTTGCTCTTACTCCCCTGTTTACTCCCCTGTTTTTTCCCCTGTTTCCTCCTCTGTTTCAACTCCCCTGTCTCTTCCCTTGATTCCACTTGATTATATCGTTCTTCTTGAACTTTACTCGCATTGTAATCACTCTCAAGCACAAAAATATCACATTTTTGTTGTCTCTGAACCAATGCAGGAACTTCTCGGAATGATGATGAGGTTTTCACACGGCGATGGTTGTTGAGATGGTTTGGATCAAACTCCAGCAAGTAATCAACAAAATTTACTGACCTGCTTCGTGGAACTAAATCTGGGGTGGCTCCTTTCACTACCCATTTGGTGCTTGGAAGTGAATCCAACCCCATCAACCTTGCCACCACTCCAGGGGTAGTTGCAGCATGAACAGGTTTCCTATCTTTGGTTTGATGCTCTACTTCTGGTTCATCAGCATGTTCTGATGGATACACTGGAGGACTAGTTTCACTTCCAGCACAAAGAAGCACTCGAAGAAAACCAGAGAAGCACCCAGATTTTGAATTTTCTGGTTTAGCCATGATGATGAGGCTGCAATTGAAACTGACACTGAAAAGAAGTGGAACTTGCAATGTAGGAAACACAATGGTCACTGTGATGGTTGAAAAACAGAGAATGAAAGGGAGAGGTAGAAAAGGTGTGGAATGTAAAGGGTGTCATTATCAATGAGTTTAGAATATAGGGGGTGGGTGACAGTAAGAACTTGTCATTGAGTTCACACTAGACGGATGCTATTTGCAAATATAGGGTGTACGAAAGGGTACATTATTTGACAAAAAAACATTGACCTTTTTggttcattattttttatttagaaaaGGGTAATAACTAATTCTCTCAACGCGAGTGTTGGCGGTAAATAATAAATGTGTGAtcatgaaatatgctcaattctttaAGCAATGATTAAACCATCAATCTCATAATTAATAGACAAGGTGAGCAGTCGTTACACATACCTTATAGTTTAGTTTATTATCTTCGTGACTCATATCTATGTGTGCTTCCAAAGAAATTTGTACTTTTTATTTTGGGAAGAATTTGTACTtattaaaatcaattctctTGTTTGCCTTCCATTATCATCTTCTAATAAAAGGTTAATATGTTATGAAAAAGTAACTTGAATAGTAATATTAAATGTTACACTCTTGGTCCTATAGTATTTTAAATATGTGATTTTAGTCCCTATAATTTTGACGGCTCAAATTAAGACCACTTACTcttaaaattgaataaaattggTCTATATGTTGTTAACTTATCATCcaataattaacaaaaaaagtTGATGTagatcataattttttttcaatactAATGAGAATTTATGACAATTTTCACTTTCAACATTAAAATTGTGATAAAAATGCACGAAAACACTTGTCAACCGTCCAATCTGTTTACAAAATCCATCCAGCGTAGTTCTCAGTTTCTGACTTTTTCTCAAGGTATGATTGATTAAAAACACGCAATTGTGAAATTTTAGGGTGCAATAGTGTAATTAAGttaaaataaaaggaaataCAAAAGAGAAGTATGATCATTTCATTTAGTTCTCTTCTTCTGGTTGTGGTTTGAGTGAGTCCAAGTCCTTTGAGGGTGAAAGGTGTCAATGTTGTTATGCCATTTTGAAACAAAGTGCTGCCGAAGTTGCTGACTTTTGAGGTCGGAGATAACAATGTCAATGTGGTCCACCATTCTATAACTAATACTATTCCTTTGTAAGAACTTCACCGACTTATTTGACTCCTATGTAGGCTTGGGGGGACCCAACTCGTGCTGGTTTTTTAATAGTATGATGGGGCCTATGATTTGGAACCCTAAAAAGCTCATTCATTGCAATTAAAAATGTGCAGACACCAGAGCTGTGAGAATGTTGTAAATGCATGCCCATTTTTTTGTTTAACAACACTTTTCATGCAGGTCCTTCATTTGTGAAACTGAAACCATTTCTCCAATCTTAAATAATTAAATCAGAAGCATGCACGTGGCTCAGATCTTTAAAATTCACCTGCTTCTCAAGAAACTAGCTAAGACTAGTTTGCATATGTAATGCATCTAAATCAGCATTTCTATTATTATCAAAAGATAATTATGACCTCATCACCTCATGAATGGCATTGTCATACCTTTGCAAATGCTCTgtgcataaaaaaaatattcatatcTAATTTTATGCTCGGTGTAGGTTTGGAATCtcttctaaaattgattttgaagtttgaatCAATTTTAAAGAGAAATTTATGTGTATAGCTTCTGAATTTCTAAATTGATTCTAATGAAAGAAAAAACTGATAAAAATATGTTATTCATAGACAAAATAGAGGATGAAATGAGTTTTACAGACATTTAATCCATCTCAAAATGAGCCTGTGAAATCTGAAGAAAAATCATTGAAACAACTAGGGAATAAAGGACAAGAGATCCATTTTGGCCTTACATGTTCATGGTAAGAATAATTGGATATGCTTCCTTGGAGATTATAGAATAGCATATTAATGTTTCAACCTTAATGGGTGAGTCCCTTTTCACTTCCTAGTAAATAATTTTCATGGTAGTTTCTAATGTGTTATGTACAATTGTACATCACAATTTATTGTCTTTTTAATTGTCTTTAAACATCATGCACAAGCTCTGAATTCCACTGAGCTGTTCTATAAACTTTTTGGATATTCTCCCAAATGGAGCATCAATTGTGTCAAACCTAGCATCATGTTCTCACAAATGTTTCTATGCATTTCACTTTAGTAGCCCCAGTCTACTAATGAGATGgtatataaaatattttggcATTATTCTCAAAATCAGCCTTTCAATTTTGTTCAAATCTGTCATGCGTAATTTTATTCTAAAGAAAGATATTTCTTTTAAACTAATTGTTAATTCTTACTTAAGATCTTCAaccccgtctttcatgggctaATTAAAACATTTTAGTTATGAGATTATCTAAATtagcaaattaagaaaaaacttTGGTTAAATTATCTTAGTCTTAGGTGGAtcaatgatatttaagataagtggAATATCTAGCTCACTTATCTCAAATATTATTGATCTACCTAGGACTAAGATGATTATTTAACCCAAGTTTTTTAGAGTCATTAGACAATtcctttaattattaaaaaatttagtttacttttatgtaaaaaaaatattgaaaaaaaaattaaaggacatgtcatatcagacaaagcattttcttcatcaagctCAATTAAACTTGTTTGGGTAACTTTAAGCTTCAAAGAGGGAAAGCTTTTGAAGTGCCAACTCAGAAACTCGTTCAAACTTGAGAATGGTTTACAAACTTTCTGatcttcaaaatgaaaagaaaatgtatgaaCTTCACAATGAATATGTCTTATTGAAAGTGAAAGTTGATGAGAAGACAAATGACCTGAGAAAGTTTGTCAATGGCAAAGTTGTATAAGAATTTGTTTGTTATAGTTCAAAAGGTTAAGGAAAATTGATATAGTTGTAATAAACTAGATAATAATTAAGACATCATACTGTTTTTACAAGAgcaaggttccaagagaaatccAACTAATCTCAAAGGACCCAAACAAATTCATGTACCTAAGaatttattgtttctgttgcaTTATGGATATTTGTTCATCGAACCTTGTTCATCAATCACTTCAATGATTTACCCAAAAATAGCTTCCAAAAGCATAAAGTGTGTGAAGCTTGTTTTAAAGGAAAACAAACCAAATTCAGTTTTCATCCTAAATAGTGTCCACTATAGATTTGTGATAATGGATAACTACTCTACTCTAGGTTCACATAGGTACGTACTACTCTTTACCAACAAAGATGATTCATATGATGCGCTTTTAAGATTTTCTTCAAGAaagttcaaaatgaaaaaagTTCTAACATTTGCTTTATAGGGAGTGATTATGGTGAAGAATTTAGAAACTCTTTATCACTCCAAGCCTACGTTGATGAGAATGACAAATCATATAACTTCTCCAGGTCCAAAACATCTTAACAAAATGGGATTGTGAAATTAAAGGAATAACAAAACCTTACAAGAAATTGCTAGAATTCTTAACGAGTATAGAATTCAGAAACATCCATGGGCTCGAACAATAAATATCTCATTCTACATTTTGACTAGCTCAATCAGACTTGAGAAAAGAAAAGTTTATGGAGCTGAAAGATGAAAATGGCTGATTGAATCTAAACAACAAGGATGATgcaaaaaagataaaaacatgTTCAATTGAAGATTTTAATATACTACACCAAAAAGATTTTATCACAAATTTTCTAAAAACAGTTTTGAAGAatcaattatctcaaaagtttAAGCTGTTGTGTAAGgatcacatgaatgattttatattattatttctaacacgTTCTCCTCACAGAAGAGCTTGTTTGGGCTTGAAGCATGGAAATGACCATGTGCTGAAATCCAACTTTTTATTTGAAGAACCAGAGCGACAGGATCTAGCTTAAACCATTTAATCTTAGAAACTCGGATACCATATCAAGAATTAATTATCCTAAAAAATTAAGGTGTTGGATAATTGGCACATAAATACATTTATATTATTACTTTAAGAAAATTAGAAATCAAAATTGTTCTGAACATCTGAATCATTTTTGGTTAACTGAGTCATCGTATTTTGGTTAATAAGAAAGAAGCAAAAGTACAAGAGCAAGGGTTTTTCTTGAATTCCAGTGATTCCAATACAAACCAATCTTAAGCATATGAACTCAAAATTTAGGTTTTCTATGACTAACAAATCCTAATTGCATTCCTATACATTAGGCTTATTAGATGATTAACCATATTTCGGATTTGAAAACATGTGAGTTTCttacacaagtttgaatcaatcaaaatgatTTAGGTGATCAAAGGAGGAGGAAAACCTCCAAACACATAAAAGAGAGTTATCTCTACATTTCGTTCGTTGCAGCAGAGCGAATAAGGTGTCATTGTTATTCTAAGTCGAAATTCCTTGTATGGAAGTCAGATAGGAAAAGACGTTATAAACCACCCCATTCATCTAAAAGAGAGGGGAAGGGGCCTATGTGTTTTCATGACTCCTGACAAATACGTCTTTCAACCCTTAAGGAATGCCCCTATCTCATAGGAACAAAACCGTAAGTAGATTTCTTGTAGTAGGCGGTACCAGCTTAaacaagaaaagaagagaaaggcCCCTATAAGATAGAGGTTTAGAGAAGGGACAGGTCTCGCTCCGAGGGAGCTCCCCCTTGGTTACCAGTTTCCTTCATATTCTTTGCACAATTGTAACGGGATTCCAGGTAGCTATTTCGCCCCGCCATTCCTTCTTCAGGAACGGAGTCAGGCTTTTACCTTCTTATCTTACTTGCTTGTACCTGACTGTCGGATATTGATCCTATCCTGATTCCACATCAACTCATACGCAATTAACACAACCATGTTAAGCTCCCTATGAATATAGGCAAATGAAATATTCCAGTTATAATCATGTACGCCTCTAACTTTAAGAATTAAATCTCTAAGCAAGTGACTCTCTACATCAATAGAGCTCGTAATAAGAACCATAGCTTTCGCACAATCAGTTTCACATAAAACCTCTTTATACCCCAAGTCCCATACATGCCTTAACCCCTCCTCCATAGCTAGTAGCTCTGCATGAAGAGTGTTGTCGTAATTTCCGTTGTAGGAAAGAAAAACAGATACTCGACGCCCATTGTGATCTCGAAGAACATCTCCGACTCTCATTTTTCGCAAACTCTAAATCCAACTACCATCCACATTCAACTTCACGCTCCCTTGAGGCGAACTCGCCAGAAGGGCCCGAGCGAATGTCAACCTCCCCCATCTACTAAATTCTCGCATTGTGGCTGTAATTTGACGAAGAACAAAATTGACAGGCCAAGCATGATCCTCGAAAATCTTATCATTCTTCTATTTTCATATCCATCGCAAAATAGAAACAATTATAACATGATACTTATATACGCTGGATAAAAAAAGACAATTGAACTCGTTAGAAAAGGAAATATGCTCAGGAATAGCAAGTAGCAACGCTTGAAAATGGCTCCAAGTGCATTTGGAAAGCTGGTGGCGGCAAAGCAAATGATCTTGATCTTCATCATATTCGCAGTAGTGACTGCAGACCTCATCCACACTAATGATGCAGCAAAATCTTCTATAATATATAGATGCCACAAAGATTGTCACATCAATCTCCACATCCGGGAAAGGCATGTTGTCATTGTAAGTTGTTTATAAGTAGATTCCATAGAGTAGTTGTCATATGAACGCACTTTCCAAAGGAGAAAATTGTCGCCCTATTTCACATGAGGGAACTAGGACTCTCTAAATTTTTACCTGCTTCTAAGATGCCAGCACAATGTGGAGATGAGAGAAATCCCATTTCCCGGCCCGCCAAACCATATGTTAGCCACATGAATATTTGTGTCTAAGATATGTACGAAAGGAACACGATCACAAAGTCTTCCTGGACCTAGACAATCCATATACATAAAGGAATAAACCTGTTTTCCCAACCAGAAACCATGGCCATCCTCAATGGTCTGCTTCACTTCCATGATACCCTTCTAGATGTAATAATCACGAAGCTTGTAAGAAGCAACAAACACAGTTTCATTTCCCAAATATTTCTAAGAGAGCTGAAAACCCAATTGTCATGGAGCAAGCTATCAACCGGTTTCCCTAGCAACGCTTCATTGTTATAATGGACTCCTCGAAGTCCGAGTCCTCCTTGTTCCTTAGGGTGCATATTGTCTCCCCAAGCAACCAAGTTCCAACTACGATCTATGCCTCCCTTGGCGCAAATACAATTTCCTTCCCGCCTTAGCAAGAGTGCAAGACAAAACCTTCCCACCTTATTTAAAAGTTTATTCTTCCAAGAAGCTACCCGAGTGTTTATTTCAACAATGATTGAAACAAAGTGCTCCCTGGTCACTCTACTTTTAAGCAAAGGCAAGTCAAGGTACTTCCAAAGATTACTAAAACGGCACATCCTGGAAATGCCAAAGAGATCTTCTTTCCTATTGCTATcaatattttcataaaaaaaaaaaaatatgaacttCTCAAAATTCACCTTCATACCAAAagtatcatattttttttagacaaagatatattattaataaacaCAAAGGGTGCTCAAACCCGAATACAACACAATAACAAAGTATCAGAAGTATATATAAGTCATTCAAAGTTTGGCAAAACCAAACTTATCTGCTCCTTTGAAGCTTAACAAGAGAAAAGAACATTATATGCACGGACAAGATTAGAGATGCTAATGTCTTCCCTAGTTATTCGTACAAGATGCCACCATCCCTCATCAATAAGGAGCTAATGGCTCACTTCACTACCTTAAGCCCAAGCTGGTCATCTTTGTCCATAGTAGTCATCCAGCCAGCAAGGGAAAGGAATGGCGCCAGGCGAGGGCGCCGCTCTGCAGCGGCCGGCCCCCGGAAATGTGCAATTCCCCTCCCCCGACAATCCGAGTGGGGAACTAAACCAGCAGCGCTACGAAGACTTTCAACCTCTCCCAGCGACGAGGATTAGCGAACCTTTCAAAGATCGCTCCCGCGCGCCAATTCCATCTCTGCGCACACCTCCGTTACTCTTTAGGAGGCATCCGCCCCAGATAAACTACCCACCTCGCAGTGTCCCGCCCCCCCGAATTTTCGGTGCGGCGGTTAGGCTCCAGACACAATATCTTGAGTACCTATGATGGTGACCACATCTGCTGGCATGTGATG
This portion of the Lotus japonicus ecotype B-129 chromosome 3, LjGifu_v1.2 genome encodes:
- the LOC130749841 gene encoding uncharacterized protein LOC130749841, which gives rise to MAKPENSKSGCFSGFLRVLLCAGSETSPPVYPSEHADEPEVEHQTKDRKPVHAATTPGVVARLMGLDSLPSTKWVVKGATPDLVPRSRSVNFVDYLLEFDPNHLNNHRRVKTSSSFREVPALVQRQQKCDIFVLESDYNASKVQEERYNQVESREETGELKQRRKQGKKQGSKQGSKSKIKETAVRERVSVKKERNNQGKSKKISKLKNEPRRVPSSKQSSKVRNHNEARDFSHVSSSSKSCSCRFNGDCSSSGSTSSSLLLKRNNKGYVEPKIRNNMRNQQSPKKVEAEHSSENLSPVSVLDINDYPFLYGAEFLDGTSTIASSKPKWKSSLLLPLFLEDGVEERKNNDKCLAYTDSNSEAEYFSELMMKVCTLVEKDIRESDCTLKTENFEAICLEFEHKIFDHLLYEVVNEIVELSC